A stretch of DNA from Deltaproteobacteria bacterium:
CCCAATCTGCTGCTGCTCGACGAACCGACCAACTACTTGGACATCACCTCGGTGCGCTGGATCGCCCGGTTTCTCACCAATTTCAAAGGCGAGCTGATCTTGATCTCCCACGATCGCGACTTCATGGACAGCGTCACGACCCACACCGCGGTGATCCACCGGCAAAAGATTCGTAAGTTCGAAGGCGGCACCGCCAAAGCCTACGCGCAAATCGTCCTCGAAGACGAGATCCACGAAAAGACCCGCGCCAACGAAGACAAGAAGCGCGCCCACGCCGAAGCGTTCATCAATCGCTTTCGCGCCCAGGCGTCGAAGGCGAAGATGGTCCAGTCGCGCATCAAGATGCTCGAACGGCTGCCCAAGCTCGACGACCTCGCCGAGATCGAGTCGTTGGATTTCGAGTTTCGCTACGCGCCCTTCGCCGCCAAGGCGTTGGTCGAAGCGCGCGATCTGTGCTTCGGCTACAGCCCCGACCATCTTTTGTTCCGCCAGCTCAACCTGTCGATCAACGCCCGCGACCGCATCGCCGTGATCGGCAACAACGGCAAAGGCAAATCGACGCTGTTGAACGTCCTCGCCGGCGGCCTGACGCCGCTCACCGGCGAGATCAAATCTCATCCCGACTTGAAACTCGGCTACTTCGGCCAAACCAACATTCAACGGCTCAATGAAAAGCTGACCATCGAACAGGAAATCGAAAACGCCAACCCGGCGCTGACGCGCACCCAGGTCAGAAATATCTGCGGCACCATGATGTTCAGCGGCGACCTGGCGTTGAAAAAGGTAACGGTTTTATCCGGCGGCGAAAAAAGCCGTACGCTGTTGGGAAAGATTCTCGCCCATCCGTCGAATTTGTTGTTGCTCGACGAACCCAACAACCATCTCGACATGGAATCCATCGACGCCTTGATCGAGAGTTTAGAGAATTTTCCCGGCGCGCTGTTGATCGTCACCCACAACGAAGGAATCCTCCGCGCCCTGGCGACCAAGCTCGTGGTCTTTCATCGCGGTAAAGTCGAGGTCTTCGACACTGGATACGACGAGTTCCTAGAAAAAATCGGCTGGGAAGACGAGGACCAAGGCAAGGGCAAGAGCGCCCAGAAAAAACCCACCACGCGCACCGATCACGACGACAAAAAAGAACGCGCCAAGGCCGAACGCCGGGAAAAAGCCAGAATCGAAAAGCTCGAAGCCGAGATCATCAAGAACGAAACCGCGCTAAAAAAATACAACGACCAACTGATCCTCGAAGCCAACCGCAACAATCTCAACCAAATGCGCGAACTGTCCACCAAGATCAATCAAGTGAAACGCGAGATCGACAGTTTGTATAGTCAGTATGCGGAGTAGTGGCGGCTGAGCGGATTGAGCTCGCCGTGTTTTCACGATCAGGCCTGGAATCGCAGTTGTATGACACAGGTCGCCGTTCCCAGTGGGTGATGGTTCAGTTTGATTGTGGCTCGGGTGCATGGAATGGGAAAGATTTCTCGCTACGCTCGAAATGACACAGTTCGAGCGCTTGTCATCCCGAACGAAGTGAGGGATCTTGCCCATCCGAACCACACCTCCAAGTGATATTCTTGGATCAGGTCCTTGGCGTGTCGATCGCAAGCGATCAAGACGGCAGCTTACATGGAACGGTCTGTCGGCTGTGCCGGCGATAAATGCGAAAGTCAGAATCAGTGGTGAGAATTATCGGATCGGAAAACGTTTCGCTCATACGTGCGAGGCAGGCGTCGGCGAGGCTCATGGGAACGTCGGCATATTTCTGTAAAAGCTTTATGATC
This window harbors:
- a CDS encoding ATP-binding cassette domain-containing protein, which produces MIKINQLTKSYFARELFTDVTFQMNAGERLGLVGRNGHGKSTLFKLILGEEEIDSGQITIPRNYRIGHLQQHLRFHQPTILAEAALGLPEEDAHSIYKAEAILFGLGFSQSDLEKAPEEFSGGFQIRINLAKLLLSDPNLLLLDEPTNYLDITSVRWIARFLTNFKGELILISHDRDFMDSVTTHTAVIHRQKIRKFEGGTAKAYAQIVLEDEIHEKTRANEDKKRAHAEAFINRFRAQASKAKMVQSRIKMLERLPKLDDLAEIESLDFEFRYAPFAAKALVEARDLCFGYSPDHLLFRQLNLSINARDRIAVIGNNGKGKSTLLNVLAGGLTPLTGEIKSHPDLKLGYFGQTNIQRLNEKLTIEQEIENANPALTRTQVRNICGTMMFSGDLALKKVTVLSGGEKSRTLLGKILAHPSNLLLLDEPNNHLDMESIDALIESLENFPGALLIVTHNEGILRALATKLVVFHRGKVEVFDTGYDEFLEKIGWEDEDQGKGKSAQKKPTTRTDHDDKKERAKAERREKARIEKLEAEIIKNETALKKYNDQLILEANRNNLNQMRELSTKINQVKREIDSLYSQYAE